The following proteins are encoded in a genomic region of Ornithodoros turicata isolate Travis chromosome 6, ASM3712646v1, whole genome shotgun sequence:
- the LOC135399069 gene encoding phosphatidate cytidylyltransferase, mitochondrial-like isoform X2: MHGVRRLLAYESNMLDVILAVDDPLTWHKENLETNWKHYSFLRYGGAHLVNKVQKDFGAYVYYNTHVPYDSGQMKYGVISTDRLITDLLDWETLYLSGRLHKPIRILQEPTPEIRRAMALNYITAIHTALLTLPDTFTEEELYLKIAGLSYVGDFRMIIGEDKNKINNIVGAQLQEFRNLYKPYLKLTKMIQWNETNNTFEQDPSPDAKLHHLNLLPKSIQSHLLKIWNKDGRHRDLEDVLQAVSHDPHCHVFIEEAISGIVWKYSWTQTAKGVVTAGVWKSLHYGSKKIIKMFKSMSTTQLGFKL; this comes from the exons ATGCACGGAGTTCGACGGCTGCTCGCGTACGAG AGCAACATGCTGGACGTTATCCTTGCTGTAGATGATCCCCTCACTTGGcacaaagaaaacttggaaacaAATTGGAAACACTACTCCTTTCTACGGTATGGTGGGGCACATCTTGTGAACAAAGTGCAGAAAGATTTCGGTGCATACGTGTACTACAACACTCACGTCCCTTACGACAGCGGT CAGATGAAGTACGGCGTCATAAGCACCGATCGTTTGATTACTGACCTGCTTGACTGGGAAACATTGTATCTCAGTGGAAGGTTACACAAACCT ATAAGAATCCTTCAGGAGCCCACTCCTGAAATTAGACGTGCAATGGCCTTGAACTACATCACCGCGATCCATACAGCTCTGCTCACCCTGCCTGACACCTTCACGGAAGAGGAGCTGTACCTGAAAATCGCGGGCCTCTCCTATGTAG GTGATTTCAGAATGATAATTGGCGAAGACAAGAACAAGATCAACAACATTGTGGGTGCACAGTTGCAAGAGTTCCGGAATCTTTACAAGCCATATCTCAAGCTTACAAAGATGATACAGTGGAATGAAACAAATAACACTTTTGAG CAAGATCCAAGTCCCGATGCAAAGCTTCATCACCTGAACCTACTTCCAAAGTCAATTCAGTCTCATCTACTAAAGATTTGGAACAAGGATGGAAGGCACAGAGACCTTGAGGATGTTCTTCAAGCTGTTAGCCATGACCCTCACTGCCATGTCTTCATTGAAGAAG CAATAAGTGGCATTGTCTGGAAGTACAGTTGGACACAAACTGCGAAAGGAGTTGTCACAGCAG GTGTTTGGAAATCCCTGCACTATGGAAGCAAGAAAATCATAAAAATGTTCAAAAGCATGAGCACCACACAACTAG GGTTTAAACTTTGA
- the LOC135399069 gene encoding phosphatidate cytidylyltransferase, mitochondrial-like isoform X1 produces MDTDDRGTSFNMAASMRAAELAPWSRILSIFPGKFTFAFCYGSGALPQKGITNMKSNMLDVILAVDDPLTWHKENLETNWKHYSFLRYGGAHLVNKVQKDFGAYVYYNTHVPYDSGQMKYGVISTDRLITDLLDWETLYLSGRLHKPIRILQEPTPEIRRAMALNYITAIHTALLTLPDTFTEEELYLKIAGLSYVGDFRMIIGEDKNKINNIVGAQLQEFRNLYKPYLKLTKMIQWNETNNTFEQDPSPDAKLHHLNLLPKSIQSHLLKIWNKDGRHRDLEDVLQAVSHDPHCHVFIEEAISGIVWKYSWTQTAKGVVTAGVWKSLHYGSKKIIKMFKSMSTTQLGFKL; encoded by the exons ATGGATACTGACGACAGAGGGACAAGTTTCAACATGGCGGCCTCCATGCGGGCAGCAGAGCTAGCTCCGTGGTCGCGAATATTGAGCATATTCCCTGGAAAGTTTACTTTTGCCTTTTGCTATGGCTCAGGTGCATTGCCCCAGAAAGGAATAACAAACATGAAG AGCAACATGCTGGACGTTATCCTTGCTGTAGATGATCCCCTCACTTGGcacaaagaaaacttggaaacaAATTGGAAACACTACTCCTTTCTACGGTATGGTGGGGCACATCTTGTGAACAAAGTGCAGAAAGATTTCGGTGCATACGTGTACTACAACACTCACGTCCCTTACGACAGCGGT CAGATGAAGTACGGCGTCATAAGCACCGATCGTTTGATTACTGACCTGCTTGACTGGGAAACATTGTATCTCAGTGGAAGGTTACACAAACCT ATAAGAATCCTTCAGGAGCCCACTCCTGAAATTAGACGTGCAATGGCCTTGAACTACATCACCGCGATCCATACAGCTCTGCTCACCCTGCCTGACACCTTCACGGAAGAGGAGCTGTACCTGAAAATCGCGGGCCTCTCCTATGTAG GTGATTTCAGAATGATAATTGGCGAAGACAAGAACAAGATCAACAACATTGTGGGTGCACAGTTGCAAGAGTTCCGGAATCTTTACAAGCCATATCTCAAGCTTACAAAGATGATACAGTGGAATGAAACAAATAACACTTTTGAG CAAGATCCAAGTCCCGATGCAAAGCTTCATCACCTGAACCTACTTCCAAAGTCAATTCAGTCTCATCTACTAAAGATTTGGAACAAGGATGGAAGGCACAGAGACCTTGAGGATGTTCTTCAAGCTGTTAGCCATGACCCTCACTGCCATGTCTTCATTGAAGAAG CAATAAGTGGCATTGTCTGGAAGTACAGTTGGACACAAACTGCGAAAGGAGTTGTCACAGCAG GTGTTTGGAAATCCCTGCACTATGGAAGCAAGAAAATCATAAAAATGTTCAAAAGCATGAGCACCACACAACTAG GGTTTAAACTTTGA
- the LOC135399069 gene encoding phosphatidate cytidylyltransferase, mitochondrial-like isoform X3, translating to MLDVILAVDDPLTWHKENLETNWKHYSFLRYGGAHLVNKVQKDFGAYVYYNTHVPYDSGQMKYGVISTDRLITDLLDWETLYLSGRLHKPIRILQEPTPEIRRAMALNYITAIHTALLTLPDTFTEEELYLKIAGLSYVGDFRMIIGEDKNKINNIVGAQLQEFRNLYKPYLKLTKMIQWNETNNTFEQDPSPDAKLHHLNLLPKSIQSHLLKIWNKDGRHRDLEDVLQAVSHDPHCHVFIEEAISGIVWKYSWTQTAKGVVTAGVWKSLHYGSKKIIKMFKSMSTTQLGFKL from the exons ATGCTGGACGTTATCCTTGCTGTAGATGATCCCCTCACTTGGcacaaagaaaacttggaaacaAATTGGAAACACTACTCCTTTCTACGGTATGGTGGGGCACATCTTGTGAACAAAGTGCAGAAAGATTTCGGTGCATACGTGTACTACAACACTCACGTCCCTTACGACAGCGGT CAGATGAAGTACGGCGTCATAAGCACCGATCGTTTGATTACTGACCTGCTTGACTGGGAAACATTGTATCTCAGTGGAAGGTTACACAAACCT ATAAGAATCCTTCAGGAGCCCACTCCTGAAATTAGACGTGCAATGGCCTTGAACTACATCACCGCGATCCATACAGCTCTGCTCACCCTGCCTGACACCTTCACGGAAGAGGAGCTGTACCTGAAAATCGCGGGCCTCTCCTATGTAG GTGATTTCAGAATGATAATTGGCGAAGACAAGAACAAGATCAACAACATTGTGGGTGCACAGTTGCAAGAGTTCCGGAATCTTTACAAGCCATATCTCAAGCTTACAAAGATGATACAGTGGAATGAAACAAATAACACTTTTGAG CAAGATCCAAGTCCCGATGCAAAGCTTCATCACCTGAACCTACTTCCAAAGTCAATTCAGTCTCATCTACTAAAGATTTGGAACAAGGATGGAAGGCACAGAGACCTTGAGGATGTTCTTCAAGCTGTTAGCCATGACCCTCACTGCCATGTCTTCATTGAAGAAG CAATAAGTGGCATTGTCTGGAAGTACAGTTGGACACAAACTGCGAAAGGAGTTGTCACAGCAG GTGTTTGGAAATCCCTGCACTATGGAAGCAAGAAAATCATAAAAATGTTCAAAAGCATGAGCACCACACAACTAG GGTTTAAACTTTGA
- the LOC135399066 gene encoding uncharacterized protein LOC135399066 isoform X2 translates to MLAFLILRFLLFGVSCSSQTKGMLILLCKVNYEDLSEFTEPILLRVTLIRRSVPFSAHVHCHNNETQLSTALLHDGNDTTCLTLPICASSLRITLDTTAYVSHVRIVCEPLPRTVYYVPWNLDSFLASPNGTTANTWYNLQHSNATIHSVDIADIRKACEVTLFDMGRQDAQHSSLASGGEATLITCVTLSIMALIALVVICIVCKKCRHKMIEWHREHCPVWWSLGNRHHSSTGGSSYSYAGKKKCAWENKYHRAKLFEAVMRHNQRIPTVLQHDREQAETYESENTHVMSDVQMANALLLANSEPIYDDTAVKSTLCVQAVVDKCHKANDDDAENYAVDL, encoded by the exons ATGTTAGCCTTTCTTATACTGCGTTTTCTACTTTTCGGTGTGTCTTGTTCCTCTCAAACGAAAGGTATGCTGATACTACTGTGTAAGGTAAATTATGAAGATTTAAGCGAATTTACCGAACCAATATTGTTGCGTGTGACACTGATAAGACGTTCAGTTCCTTTCAGTGCTCATGTACACTGCCATAACAATGAGACGCAACTTTCAACTGCTTTGCTTCATGATGGAAATGACACCACATGTCTTACTCTGCCAATCTGTGCTAGCAGTCTGAGGATCACGCTTGACACCACTGCCTATGTCTCCCACGTGAGGATTGTGTGTGAACCTT TGCCCCGTACTGTGTACTATGTGCCGTGGAACTTAGATTCCTTTCTTGCAAGCCCCAATGGTACTACAG CAAATACCTGGTACAATCTGCAGCATTCTAACGCAACAATTCATTCTGTGGATATCGCGGACATCAGAAAGGCTTGTGAGGTGACGCTTTTTGACATGGGACGACAAG ATGCGCAACACAGTTCACTGGCATCTGGAGGAGAGGCCACTCTGATCACAT GTGTCACTTTGTCAATAATGGCTCTCATTGCCTTGGTAGTAATCTGTATAGTGTGCAAAAAATG CAGGCACAAAATGATCGAGTGGCACAGAGAACACTGTCCTGTGTGGTGGAGCCTTGGGAACAGACATCATTCAAGCACTGGTGGCAGCAGCTACAGTTATGCAGGGAAGAAGAAATGTGCTTGGGAGAACAAATACCATCGTGCGAAACTCTTCGAAGCCGTTATGAGGCACAACCAAAGAATTCCTACTGTGCTTCAACATGACAGGGAACAAGCTGAAACTTATGAAAGCGAAAATACTCATGTAATGTCAGACGTGCAGATGGCCAATGCACTGTTGCTTGCAAATTCTGAACCTATATATGATGACACGGCAGTGAAGAGTACCCTTTGTGTACAAGCTGTCGTGGATAAATGCCATAAAGCGAATGATGACGATGCAGAAAATTACGCGGTTGATTTATGA